DNA sequence from the Acidobacteriota bacterium genome:
GGAGGATCACGAGGAGGGGGAGGGCCAGGCTCGCGGAGACGGAGCCCGCCGAAACGCTCCGCGTGGCGACGAGGGCCGCCGAAAACGGGACCACGGCGGCGCCTGCGGCGGCAGGGTGCAGCGCCAACAGAGCACCCGCGGACGTGCCGATTCCCTTTCCGCCGCGGAACCCGGCCCAGATCGGAAAGACGTGCCCGAGCACCGCGGCCGCGCCGCACAGGTTGGCGGCGACGGAGCGAGACACCTCGGGATCCCAGGGGCCCCAGAGCGCCACCGCGGCCGGAGCGAATCCCTTCAGGACGTCCACGAGGGCGACGGGAAGGGCGGCTTTCCAGCCGGCCACCCGCAACACGTTCGTCGCGCCGGCATTGCCGCTTCCGTGCCGGCGAACGTCGACGCCGAGAAAGAGCCGGGTCACGACAATGGACGTGGGAAAGGACCCCGCCAGGTAGGAGGCGATGAGAAGGAAGCTCAGGAACGTGGTCACTCGATCCCCAGGACGGCGATGCCGGCGGCGCCGGGACCCACATGGGCGCCGAGGACCGCCGTCGCCTCGACGACGGGAATGTCCTTCAAGCCCGTGATCTTCTCGATCCGTCTCACGTAGTAGTCCGCCTCTCCCGGCGCGTCCACGTGGGCGACGGCCACCCGGAACCGCTTGTACTTCTCCCACTCCTGCCGGGCCATTCGGAGGACCTTGCGCCGCACCCCGAACCGCCCCCAGGCCTTGGTGGGACTGAAGACCTTCCCCTCCTCGTTCAGGGAGATCAAGGGCCGGATGTTGAGAAGGGTGGCCACGAGGCTCCGGGACGAGCTGATGCGCCCGCCGCGGCGGAGGAACTCGAGTGTCTTCAAAGACACAAAGACCTTCGCCCGCCTCTTGATCTCCTCGAGCTTCGCGGCGATGGAGGCCGCATCCTCCCCCGCCAGCGCCAGGGTTCTCGCGTGCTGGACGAGGAGGCCCTGCGCCACCGTCACCGTCCGGCTGTCGAACACATGGACGGGAGGACCCGAGAACTGGGAGGCCGCCGTCTGCGCCGCCTGGAAGGTCCCGCTGATGGCCCCCGAGAGGCATATGACGAGGATCTCCGGCTTTCGCGAGCCCGCCTCCTCGTAAGCCTTGAGGTAGTCCTGCACGGAGGGCTGGCTCGTCGTGGGATGGTGGGGACTCCTCCGGCACTTCCGCAGAAACTCCGCCGGGGAGATCTCGATCTTGTCCAGGAACACCTCGCTCCCGAACAACAGCTTGAGGGGAACGATGGAGATGAAATTCCTGCGGATGTACTCCATGGGAAGATCGCAGGCCGAGTCCGTGACGATGGCCACGCGAGCCGGGTCGGCCAGGGCCCCCTCGTGCTGGGTCTGCATGTCGTCGCACTTCTTGGAGGCGAGGGTCCCGAGCGCCGCGAGAGCCTCGTACATCCGGAGAGGTTCGTTCGTGTGGAGGTGGACCTTGAACAGGGAATCCCCCGAGACCACCACGAGGCTGTCTCCCATCGGCTCCAGCAGTTCGCGAACCCGGGCGGGGGAGACGTCTCCCTGGGTTCTCACGACGCACTCGGTGCAGAAGCGGTAGGCGAGGTCCACCCTGCCGTGGGAGTAAGCGAAGGGCTCCGAGGGAGCAGCCTCCGCCATGACCTCCCGGGAGCCTTCCGGGGCGCGAAGGTCTCCGGTCTCAACGAAATCCGTGATCCCCTCCAGGAGATGCACGAATCCCTGCGCTCCGGCGTCCACCACCCCATGTTCCTTCAAGACATCGAGTTGGTCGGGCGTGTGGCGGAGGGACTCCTTGGCCCGGGCCAGGGCGCTCCGCAGGAGCACCGCGAAATCGGTTGAATCCTGCGGGGCCGCATGGATGTGCTCGGACCAGTCCTTGATGACGGTGAGGATCGTGCCCTCCCGGGGCTTCGCGATGGCGGCGTAGGCGGAGGTCCGGGCCCGGGCGACGGCCTCCGCGAAGTCCCGCGTGCTGACCCGCACACGCCCTCGAAGACCATCGGCGAGCCCCTTGAGGAACTGGGCGAGGATGGCCCCGGAATTCCCCTGAGAGCCCAGGATGGCGCTCTCCGCCAGCGTCCGGCTGGTATCCGCCACGGAGCGGTGCGTGTGGCGCCGCAGCCTCTCGGCGGCACTGGCCATGGTCAGGGCCATGTTGGTTCCTGTATCCGCGTCGGGAACAGGGTAGACGTTGATGCTGTTGAGCTGCTCCCTTCGTTCCTGGAGGCGGCGGATTCCCGCCAGAACGGCCCGTCGGAGCCGAAGCCCGTCAAGGTAGCGGATTTGAACGGCGCCGTCCTTGGCACGAGCGGCGGGGCGCGAGGTCATTCTCCCTCCCGAACGAGAGGAGATTGTACACCAACAGGGCCTTTCCTGCCAAGGTTTGCGCAGGATCAGCGCAGGGACTTCTCCCACTTCAGGCGGCGGCCTGCGGCGTCGAAGGCACACACCGTCACGACGCTCCCCTTGAGCGGGAAGGTCCCCATGAAGGCGCCGTCCTCGTCCACGGGTATCTCCACCCCATTTACGGTCACCGCGAGGGGAGGGCGTACGGTCCCCCTCACCACCACCGCGTCTCCCAGTCCCGTCGCGTCGGCCTCGAGACGCCACTCGGGCGGTGCGGGCGAGGCGGACTCTTCCACGACCTTGAACGAAAACGGCGGGGACCACGCGCCGAGCGGGTCCCCTTCGGCCCGCAGCCTCCAGTAGTAGGTCCCTGGCTCGAGGGCCCCGGCCTGGAGAAACATCCCCGGGGCGGTTCGATCCACCGACACGTGCCGGGCGAAGAGCCTCGAACGGGACACCTGGACCCTCACATTGGCGGCGCGGGAGGCCTCCCACTGGAGCCGGACCGGCGCCCGTCCCCCCGGAGGCGCCCAAAGCACCGCGCCCTCCGCGGGCTCGACGACGGCGGGCGCGGCGAAGACCCGGCCGACTGCCTCGATGCCACCCGCCCCGGCGCGAATCCGCTGGACGTGAAGGCCCGCGGAAATCGACCGCGACTCGCCCCCCGCGGCCACCTCGCAAGTCCCTGAGCGGACCTCGACCTCCAAGGAGCCGCCCTCCCGGCGGACTTCCACGAAGGCGCCCGGAGAAAGCCGAACCTCCGCGCCCGCGCACTCCACCACGGCGGCCCTCCTCTCGGACAGGGCTCTGGGCGCTTGGAAAAGGGCGGCGCCCGACTCGAGAGCGAAGCGCACGGGGGTGTCGGGATCGCCGAGCGCCGCCACCCGGAGCACCCCGCCCGACCGCAGGTCCACGGTCTGGCGGTCCGGGAACGTCAAGAGCAAGGGCTCCCCCCCATCGGCCACCAC
Encoded proteins:
- the plsY gene encoding glycerol-3-phosphate 1-O-acyltransferase PlsY, with protein sequence MTTFLSFLLIASYLAGSFPTSIVVTRLFLGVDVRRHGSGNAGATNVLRVAGWKAALPVALVDVLKGFAPAAVALWGPWDPEVSRSVAANLCGAAAVLGHVFPIWAGFRGGKGIGTSAGALLALHPAAAGAAVVPFSAALVATRSVSAGSVSASLALPLLVILLRGEGWARDHRAEFLLLFPWSLALVLFHWKNILRLLEGRENRIF
- a CDS encoding DegV family protein, whose amino-acid sequence is MTSRPAARAKDGAVQIRYLDGLRLRRAVLAGIRRLQERREQLNSINVYPVPDADTGTNMALTMASAAERLRRHTHRSVADTSRTLAESAILGSQGNSGAILAQFLKGLADGLRGRVRVSTRDFAEAVARARTSAYAAIAKPREGTILTVIKDWSEHIHAAPQDSTDFAVLLRSALARAKESLRHTPDQLDVLKEHGVVDAGAQGFVHLLEGITDFVETGDLRAPEGSREVMAEAAPSEPFAYSHGRVDLAYRFCTECVVRTQGDVSPARVRELLEPMGDSLVVVSGDSLFKVHLHTNEPLRMYEALAALGTLASKKCDDMQTQHEGALADPARVAIVTDSACDLPMEYIRRNFISIVPLKLLFGSEVFLDKIEISPAEFLRKCRRSPHHPTTSQPSVQDYLKAYEEAGSRKPEILVICLSGAISGTFQAAQTAASQFSGPPVHVFDSRTVTVAQGLLVQHARTLALAGEDAASIAAKLEEIKRRAKVFVSLKTLEFLRRGGRISSSRSLVATLLNIRPLISLNEEGKVFSPTKAWGRFGVRRKVLRMARQEWEKYKRFRVAVAHVDAPGEADYYVRRIEKITGLKDIPVVEATAVLGAHVGPGAAGIAVLGIE